GTAATTCAAAATAGTTTTTCAGCAGATTATCAGGAGTTTTTTCTAACTTAGAGTACATAGACAAAGCATCTTCTTTCAAGCCTACATAATTATTAAGAGACTTAGACATTTTTTGCTCCCCATCTGTACCAATTAAAATGGGTAATAGTAAGCCAAATTGAGGTTTTAAGCCGAAGTATTTTTGTAAATCACGCCCCACGGCAATATTAAATTTTTGGTCAGTGCCACCTAATTCTACATCAGCTTTCACCGCCACCGAGTCATAACCCTGCATCAAAGGATAAAGAAATTCATGGAGATAAATGGGGGTTTCCTGTTGGTAACGATTGTTAAAACCCTCTTTAGCTAACATTTGTTGCACTGTCATGGTTGCCAATAACTCTTGAATTTTAGCGAAATCTAAACCCGATAACCATTCTGAGTTGTAGCGAATTTCGAGACGATTAGGGGTATCAAAATCTAAAATTGGTCTTAATTGATTCAAATAGGTTTCAGCGTTTTCCTTAACTTCTGCTGAGGTTAACTGTTTTCTTACCTTATCCTTTCCCGTGGGATCGCCAATTTGGGCAGTAAAATCACCGATAATAACCACAGCAGTATGTCCTTGATCTTGAAAAGCTCTCAGTTTGCGAAAAGGGATACTATGCCCGAGGTGGAGGG
The sequence above is drawn from the Cyanobacterium sp. T60_A2020_053 genome and encodes:
- a CDS encoding tyrosine--tRNA ligase, producing MTDSNFDWLYRGNSEIFPHQPESNNITENLEKLCARPLRIKLGIDPTGSALHLGHSIPFRKLRAFQDQGHTAVVIIGDFTAQIGDPTGKDKVRKQLTSAEVKENAETYLNQLRPILDFDTPNRLEIRYNSEWLSGLDFAKIQELLATMTVQQMLAKEGFNNRYQQETPIYLHEFLYPLMQGYDSVAVKADVELGGTDQKFNIAVGRDLQKYFGLKPQFGLLLPILIGTDGEQKMSKSLNNYVGLKEDALSMYSKLEKTPDNLLKNYFELLTDLPLSAIPENPREAQKMLAVEVVAQYHGRENADIAQKTALDLVTQQNMANAEAVPEFSLDSIEFPAKLFYILNASGLVKSSGEGRRQIQGGSVRLSGERITDPDFTVVKGADLTNQILQVGKKKFIRLM